One part of the Fusobacterium russii ATCC 25533 genome encodes these proteins:
- a CDS encoding toxin-antitoxin system YwqK family antitoxin yields MKKRLVFFLIVCLTFLFETTITNAQRTVNYNSIEYKDTTIYVKGEDKPFTGIAKTYYENGKVDAEYSVENGIQNGMTRLYYKTGELDSEIPFVDGLEQGLAKTYYKNGNVDTEMYYEKGSPEGIAKWYYETGELEAEFNYVNGNRHGIVNYYDKKGKVESQEFYVDGFSTSESNYKKFLDNKITKDEILKEIYQQEPKKKFSFNFYSIFGMIVFLFFISLPFLVIWAFIKNKKALPNLKFLDEYKKNLLLKKLLKFNNDNITYLNSTYSVNGCGTKFFKLGSFRLEDEVEEINIFVKSQSAFYMPLPFILGYIVCRGKKDIISTISKEDFKLLKKEIEEEIM; encoded by the coding sequence ATGAAAAAAAGATTGGTGTTTTTTCTAATTGTTTGTTTAACTTTTTTATTTGAAACTACAATAACTAATGCACAAAGAACTGTAAATTATAATTCCATAGAGTACAAAGATACTACAATATATGTAAAAGGCGAGGATAAACCTTTCACAGGTATTGCCAAAACTTATTATGAAAATGGTAAGGTTGATGCAGAATATTCTGTTGAAAATGGAATACAAAATGGAATGACTAGATTATATTATAAAACAGGAGAATTGGATTCTGAAATTCCATTTGTAGATGGTTTAGAGCAAGGTCTTGCCAAAACTTATTACAAGAATGGAAATGTAGATACAGAGATGTATTATGAAAAAGGCTCTCCTGAAGGTATAGCAAAATGGTATTATGAAACTGGAGAATTAGAGGCTGAATTTAATTATGTAAATGGAAATAGACATGGTATAGTAAATTATTATGACAAAAAAGGTAAAGTAGAATCTCAAGAGTTTTATGTTGATGGATTTTCTACCTCTGAATCGAACTATAAGAAATTTTTAGATAATAAAATAACCAAAGATGAAATCTTAAAAGAAATATATCAACAAGAGCCAAAGAAGAAATTTTCATTTAATTTTTACAGTATATTCGGTATGATTGTATTTTTATTTTTTATTTCGCTACCATTTTTAGTTATTTGGGCTTTCATTAAAAATAAAAAAGCCTTACCTAATTTAAAATTTTTAGATGAATATAAAAAGAATTTGTTATTAAAAAAACTTTTAAAATTTAATAATGATAATATCACATATTTAAACTCAACATATAGTGTAAATGGTTGTGGGACTAAATTTTTTAAGTTAGGAAGTTTTAGGCTTGAAGATGAAGTTGAAGAAATAAACATATTTGTAAAATCTCAGTCAGCCTTCTATATGCCGCTACCTTTTATTTTGGGATATATAGTATGCCGTGGAAAGAAAGATATTATTTCTACAATATCAAAAGAAGATTTTAAACTTTTAAAGAAAGAAATAGAAGAGGAAATTATGTAA
- a CDS encoding YncE family protein has translation MKRLFLVIMLCIFSQFSFAKAELGKEYKLKTILTVAGRQGVAVDEKYYYVSSSTALYKYTKDGKLVQENKTPFTALEKEANHFGDIDVWNGEIYTGIEIFDFGVSKNIQVAVYDANTLEYKYSIPWNADSGQVEVSGLTVDRDRNMVWMSDWTKGRYLYRYDLKTKKYDGKVHLRPDPQYVQGVFYIDGKILITADDGDADFDETDNIYVVDVKDLKQTAAYVTLFREMKDFLRAGEIEGLAIDPTNSNLLVLANRGTRVDRGMPVGFYPGYDKEIHELYIYEKIK, from the coding sequence ATGAAAAGATTATTTTTGGTAATTATGTTATGTATTTTTTCTCAATTTTCATTTGCAAAAGCAGAGCTAGGTAAGGAATACAAATTAAAAACTATCCTAACTGTTGCTGGTAGACAGGGAGTGGCAGTGGACGAAAAATACTACTATGTATCAAGCAGTACAGCACTTTATAAGTACACAAAAGATGGAAAATTAGTTCAAGAAAATAAGACACCATTTACAGCTTTAGAAAAAGAAGCTAACCATTTTGGTGATATAGATGTATGGAATGGTGAAATCTATACAGGTATAGAAATTTTTGATTTTGGTGTAAGTAAAAATATACAAGTTGCAGTCTATGACGCAAATACTTTAGAATATAAATATTCAATTCCTTGGAATGCTGATTCTGGTCAAGTGGAAGTGAGTGGATTAACAGTAGATAGAGATAGAAATATGGTTTGGATGTCTGACTGGACAAAAGGAAGATATCTATATCGTTATGATTTAAAAACAAAAAAATATGATGGTAAAGTACATTTAAGACCTGATCCACAATATGTTCAAGGAGTATTCTATATAGATGGAAAAATACTTATAACAGCAGATGATGGAGATGCCGATTTTGATGAAACAGATAACATTTATGTGGTAGATGTTAAAGACTTAAAGCAAACAGCTGCTTATGTAACTCTTTTCCGTGAAATGAAAGATTTTTTAAGAGCTGGTGAAATAGAAGGACTTGCTATTGACCCTACTAATTCAAATCTACTAGTTTTAGCAAATAGAGGAACTAGAGTGGACAGAGGAATGCCTGTTGGTTTTTATCCTGGTTACGATAAAGAAATCCATGAATTATATATCTATGAAAAAATAAAATAA
- a CDS encoding MBL fold metallo-hydrolase, translating to MIKEIYKNIFLNEVILPKNPLKALNCYIIKGDDRVLVIDSGFDHPETEELFFKGLEEVGAELGKTDMFLTHLHADHSGLAVKFKNKYKGKVYCSETDTAYINTMRDTLYSQRFVPILKIMGIEESVEFFKTHPGLVYCIKEEIKTEISKEGDRIDIGDYSFEVVDVMGHTPGHLALYDRKHKIFFGGDHILNKITPNISFWDFKYGDILGIYLKNLDKIYNMDIDVIFSSHRTIVDNPKQRIDELKKHYAERNAEVLELLKQGEKFSPRQIASKMHWDYKADNFEEFPNNQKWFATGEALANLEHLRALNLADYEFIDGIAFYKAL from the coding sequence ATGATAAAAGAAATTTATAAAAATATATTTTTAAATGAGGTTATACTACCTAAAAATCCTTTGAAGGCTTTAAATTGCTATATAATTAAAGGAGATGATAGAGTTCTTGTCATTGACAGTGGTTTTGATCATCCTGAAACCGAAGAACTATTTTTTAAAGGTTTGGAAGAAGTAGGAGCTGAATTGGGTAAAACTGATATGTTTTTAACACATCTACACGCTGACCATTCAGGACTTGCAGTGAAGTTCAAGAATAAATATAAGGGAAAAGTTTATTGCAGTGAAACGGATACAGCCTATATTAATACAATGAGAGATACACTATACTCTCAGCGTTTTGTTCCTATTTTAAAAATTATGGGTATAGAAGAAAGTGTTGAATTTTTTAAAACACATCCGGGACTTGTTTACTGTATAAAAGAAGAAATTAAAACAGAAATAAGTAAAGAAGGGGATAGAATTGATATTGGTGACTATAGTTTTGAAGTTGTTGATGTAATGGGGCATACTCCAGGACATTTAGCTCTATATGATAGGAAACATAAAATATTTTTTGGTGGAGATCATATCTTAAATAAAATTACTCCTAATATAAGTTTTTGGGATTTTAAATATGGTGATATTTTAGGTATATATTTAAAAAACTTGGATAAAATTTATAATATGGATATAGATGTTATTTTCTCTTCACATAGAACTATTGTGGATAATCCAAAACAGAGAATAGATGAGTTAAAAAAACACTACGCTGAAAGAAATGCGGAAGTTTTAGAACTTTTAAAACAGGGAGAAAAATTTAGCCCTAGACAAATTGCTTCTAAAATGCATTGGGATTATAAAGCGGATAATTTTGAAGAATTTCCTAACAATCAAAAATGGTTTGCAACAGGTGAGGCTTTGGCTAATCTTGAGCATTTGAGAGCATTAAATTTAGCTGATTATGAATTTATAGACGGAATAGCCTTTTATAAGGCATTATAG
- a CDS encoding glutaredoxin domain-containing protein has translation MIKFYGTDLCPDCIEAKEYLESIGLKYEYIDITKSILNLKEFLAFRDSRKEFEPYRRQGFVCVPALLMEDGSFKLEDDIYKLK, from the coding sequence ATGATAAAATTTTACGGTACTGATTTATGCCCCGACTGTATTGAGGCAAAAGAATATTTAGAAAGTATAGGACTTAAATATGAATACATAGATATAACTAAAAGCATACTTAACCTAAAAGAATTTTTAGCTTTTAGGGACAGCCGTAAGGAATTTGAGCCTTATCGTAGGCAAGGTTTTGTCTGTGTACCTGCTCTACTGATGGAAGATGGTTCTTTCAAATTGGAAGATGATATCTATAAGTTAAAATAA
- a CDS encoding AEC family transporter: MENFILAVNVVLPIALIMLLGSYLKKIKMLDDTSVNKMNRLAFRVFMGMLIFINVYNIRNMNLDIKENIRFLLYPITVIIFLYIFAYFYYYKKISDRKEFAVIIQGVYRGNFVLFGLPVAESIYGDVGISKVSMLISLIVPIYNVIAVLTLEYYSGKNISWKKILKSTITNPLIVGSLSAICCIKFGIELPKPIYKTLFDLAKIATPLSFVILGASLRIGNIIKNLKKLISINFMKLIVNPFLTIVCGYYAGFSGPELVAFLAMSACPTAVSSFTMAKEMNVAGDLAGEIVASTTIFSIFTIFSWVIVLKSLAWI, from the coding sequence ATGGAAAATTTTATATTAGCTGTGAATGTAGTTTTACCTATTGCTCTTATAATGCTGTTGGGAAGCTATTTAAAAAAGATAAAAATGTTGGATGACACCAGTGTGAATAAAATGAATAGACTTGCCTTTAGAGTATTTATGGGCATGCTTATATTTATAAATGTTTATAATATAAGAAATATGAATTTAGATATTAAAGAAAACATAAGATTTTTGTTATATCCAATTACAGTTATAATCTTTCTATATATCTTTGCATATTTTTATTATTATAAAAAAATTTCAGATAGAAAAGAATTTGCAGTTATAATACAAGGTGTATACAGAGGTAATTTTGTCTTATTCGGGCTTCCTGTTGCAGAAAGTATATACGGAGATGTCGGGATTTCAAAGGTGTCAATGCTGATATCATTGATAGTCCCTATATATAATGTAATAGCTGTATTGACCTTAGAATATTATTCCGGTAAGAATATCAGCTGGAAAAAAATATTAAAGTCAACTATTACTAATCCCTTAATTGTAGGTAGTCTTTCAGCTATTTGCTGTATAAAATTTGGGATAGAACTACCTAAACCTATCTATAAGACTCTATTTGATTTAGCTAAAATAGCCACTCCACTTTCTTTTGTCATTTTAGGTGCCAGTTTAAGAATAGGCAATATTATAAAAAATTTAAAAAAGCTTATTTCTATAAATTTTATGAAATTAATAGTAAATCCATTCTTAACTATAGTTTGCGGATATTATGCAGGTTTTTCAGGTCCGGAATTAGTAGCTTTTCTAGCTATGAGTGCCTGCCCAACTGCAGTTTCATCGTTCACCATGGCTAAGGAAATGAATGTCGCAGGTGATTTAGCGGGAGAAATTGTAGCCTCTACAACTATATTTTCAATATTCACAATATTTTCTTGGGTTATCGTACTTAAAAGTTTAGCATGGATATAG
- a CDS encoding adhesion protein FadA, with amino-acid sequence MKKYLLMTALLLSASAFAAGDLLGELQALEAEYANLESQEEARFNEERAQAMAASEALAQNERVYSELSARVERLNAEANTRFYKNQYEDLASKYESALKKLNAEMEEQKAVIADFQKIEALRAGN; translated from the coding sequence ATGAAAAAATATTTATTAATGACTGCATTATTACTATCTGCAAGTGCATTTGCAGCTGGAGATTTATTAGGAGAATTACAAGCTTTAGAAGCTGAATATGCAAACTTGGAATCTCAAGAAGAAGCAAGATTCAACGAAGAAAGAGCTCAAGCTATGGCTGCTAGTGAAGCATTAGCTCAAAATGAAAGAGTTTACTCAGAATTATCAGCTAGAGTAGAAAGATTAAATGCTGAAGCTAATACAAGATTCTATAAAAATCAATATGAAGATTTAGCTTCAAAATATGAATCTGCTTTAAAAAAATTAAATGCTGAAATGGAAGAACAAAAAGCTGTTATAGCTGATTTCCAAAAAATTGAAGCTTTAAGAGCAGGAAACTAA
- a CDS encoding peptidyl-prolyl cis-trans isomerase, whose protein sequence is MDNKIIHNVLLKKAKEANYKAFEIEQINYQYEAVLIDFYLRREAFEILNKIEVKEEELKKFYDSNKDRYVIEEQVKLDTIFFKDKENAKKIFEEVNTKNFKDLKKKYDEKVEVEELNEKLPLSSLHPQIAEAVAKSEEKGIVNELVEINEGAHIIYLKEKEKARLATFDEAKAVVLEEIKKLAFSQIYNDLINNIVNEAKSLDKNISLNEQKEEK, encoded by the coding sequence ATGGATAATAAAATAATTCACAATGTTTTATTAAAAAAAGCAAAAGAAGCTAATTACAAAGCTTTTGAAATCGAACAAATTAACTATCAATATGAAGCTGTTCTAATAGATTTTTATTTAAGAAGGGAAGCTTTTGAAATTCTTAATAAAATCGAAGTGAAAGAAGAAGAGTTGAAGAAATTTTATGATAGCAATAAAGATAGATATGTAATAGAAGAACAGGTTAAACTAGATACAATCTTCTTTAAAGATAAAGAGAATGCAAAAAAAATATTTGAAGAAGTTAATACTAAAAACTTCAAAGATTTAAAGAAAAAGTATGATGAAAAAGTGGAAGTGGAAGAATTAAATGAAAAATTACCTCTTTCTTCTCTACATCCTCAAATAGCAGAAGCTGTCGCTAAATCTGAAGAAAAAGGAATAGTGAACGAACTTGTTGAGATAAATGAAGGTGCACATATTATTTATTTAAAAGAAAAAGAAAAAGCAAGATTAGCTACATTTGATGAAGCTAAAGCTGTAGTTTTGGAAGAAATTAAAAAATTAGCTTTTTCACAAATCTATAATGACTTGATAAATAATATAGTAAATGAAGCTAAAAGTTTAGATAAAAATATCAGCCTGAATGAACAAAAAGAAGAAAAATAG